From bacterium:
GCTCGTCGTCGGCGCGCGTGGAGGAGAAGGCCGCCGGATCGCGGTTGATCGCGACATCCGTGACGTCCTCGACGGGGATGAAAAACACCGTGGCGTCCACGACCGGCTCGCCCGTACTGTCATCCACGAGGCCCGAGACGCCGTTTTCCAGGTTCGGGAGCGCGCCGGGCGCGTCCTCGCCGTCACGGCCGTCTTCGCCGTCCTCGCCGTCCTCGCCATCTTCGCCGTCTTCGCCGGGCAAGCCGTCCATGCCGTCGACGCCGTCGGCGCCGTCCTCGCCGAAGCCGCCCAGGCCGCCTTTACCGCCTTCGCCGGGCTCGCACGCGGTCAGAAGAAACATGGCGGCAAGCACCACGAAAAGCGCCGTCAGGGTTCCGCCGTGTCGTATGGTCATATCCGTCTCCTCGGTGTCGGGCCGGCAGCGCATGCGCGCGATGGCCTCACACCCGTGGAAAGTGCAAGGGATATGCCGTGGGCTGACCACGGCCGATGAGGCGAAAGAGGCGATTTTTTGGCCGATTTTGCGGTTTGCGCTCCGCGGCGAGGCATCGGGCGGCATCCCGCGGCGTCCGTGAGGGTATGAAACTGAGAACAAACGCGCCGCCCCAAAATGCGCCGAGGGGGCCCTTGCGGACCCCCTCGAAGTTTTCGGATTCCGATTAGACTTAGCGGATTTCGGCGCCCGGCACGTCGTTGCCCGTCAGGGCCCAGTAGGTGCGTTGCAGGATCTGCACCGCATACGCCGTGTTGTGGATGCCGAAGCTGCCGTCGACTTCGATCTTTACGAGGTTGAAGGCGGTCTGCCAAACGAGATCGCCGGCGGCGCCCGCGGGCGGCCGCGAATTGTTCTCGTCGCTTTCGAGCTCACCGGAAAGATCGCAGTCACCGATGTAGCCTTCGTCCGCGGCCACCAGAACGATGCGGCCGTGCGACTCGTGGAAGCTGTGGGCGACGCGGATGCCGTTGCCGTCCGCGGTGCAGTCCACCGACCAGTTTTGCGCCTGGATGTAGAGCTCGATTTCGTGGTGGAGCTCTTCCATCAAGCCATGGACTTCGTCCTGCACGCCTTCGAGATTGCCGTCACCATCGTAGTCGCCGTAGGACGTGCGGTTGAAGGTCGTAAGACCCGCGTGGCACTGCTGGCAGGAGTTCATGTACTCCTCGCCGTTGATCGCGCCGACCATGCGGAAGGTGTGACCGCCGGCCTCGCCGATGCCGTCTTCGTCGGCCATGTGGCACTGCACGCAGCCGCCGGCCACCGCGCCGCGATGGACCGAGGCGTAGTACGGGCCATAACCGGGCACGTCGAACTCGATGAAGTTGCGACTGTAGAGCATGTCGCCCTGGGACGATCCGTGAGGTCCGTTGCGGTCCGATTTCACCGTCGGGCTATTCGCGTCGCGGCGGCCCTTGTGGCAGTTCACGCACGAGGCGGAGATGCCGACGTCAACCACGGACCCGTTGGCCAGCGTGACTTCGCCGTAGTTGCGAAGCTGATTCGGATTGTCGGCATTGTGCGGATCGTGGCAGGCCACGCAGGTGACGGCCTTGATCACGTCGGGTGCGGTCGAGTAGCCGGAGGCGCCGTAGGCCGTGTGGCAGCTACGGCACGAACTGCTGGTGGTTGCCGGCGGCTTGTTGTGGGGGCTGAGCGCGTATTCCGGATACTGCGGGTGATGATCGCCCATGTGGCACACACCGCAGGATTCGGCGTCGAAGGACTTGTTGACAAGTTCGGCGTAGCCGGTGGCGGCATGCTGGGCGGCCGGGCCGTGGCAGCTTTCGCACTGGATGTTTCCAAGGCCCGCGACCTCGGGGTAATTCGTCTTGAGATCGTCCCAGTTGCCGTCTTCGAGCACGGTCGGGAACGTCCAGCCACTGGACGCCATCACATCGTCAAAGCCGCCGTTGGCTGCCGCGAGGTCGTAACCGACCGTGTGGCAGCCCAAGCAGTTCTTGCCGTAGTGATCGGACACTTCGCCGTCGATGCCGCGCGAGAACATGCTGGCGTGGCCGGTATTGTCCCAGTCCTCGATGACGTCGGGGGCGATGATGTCATTGTGGCAAAGCGAGCAGTTGCCCGCGTTCGGGTCGACGCCGAGGCCTTTGTAGTCACTCACGACCACGTCGAAGTCCATGACCGCGACGCCCGCGCCAGCCGTGGCGTCCAGCTCGACGTTGTAAACGCCGGCCTTTGACGCGACAAAGCTGGGCGTGCGGCCGATGAGCGCCGTTTCGATGGCGTCCGGATCGGTAATCGTCCAATCCCACGCGGTGATCGCGACCCCGCCGGTCGTTTCGCCGCCGTTGAGGTAAACGCGCGTGTTCTTTCCGACCGTGCGATGCGCGCCACGAGCGGTGGCGACCGGTTTCACGGAAACCGTATCGGTTTCCTCGGTCAGGCCGTCGGAAACCGTAAGTTCAAAGGTATAGGTGACAAGGCTGTCGTCAACGATCGGAAGCACCTGGAACTCGTCTTCCAGGAAGACGGTGTCCGCAAGCGTATCCGTGGTGAACGACGGGGTCGCCGTGTCGGGATCCGTCAGCACGACGGCCGGGCCGCCGGTCTGCGTCCACGTGAACGAAACGACGCCGGGGCTGCTGTCACGGCCGTCGAGATAAACGAGCGTGCCAAACCCGGTTTCGAGTTGATCGTCGCCGGCGTCCGCGATGAGCGGTTCGACGGAGTCGTCGTCCGCGTCGTCATCGGAGTCGTCGTCCGAGTCGTCGTCCGAGTCATCGTCCGAATCGTCGTCCGAGTCGTCGTCCGAATCGTCATCGGAATCGTCGTCCGAGTCGTCGTCCGAGTCGTCGTCCATATCGTCATCATCGACGTCATCGTCGCCGGTGTCGTCGTCCAGGTCGTCGTCGTCGTCGTCCGTTCCGTTAGCCCCCGGAGGGCCCGGTTCGCCATCCGCTCCATCCTCACCATCGTCACCCTCGCAGGAGCAACCGACGGCGAGCGCCAAAAGCGGCACGAGCAACCAAACTAAGAAGGAAAGCTTTTGCATTCGAGACCTCCAGGTTTTTAACTCCGGCCTATCAAACCGGAACTTGATTCCTGCCGTGGGTCGATGCAAACGGAGTGCCGACGCGCCGTATCGCAGCGCGTCAAAAAGACCTTCAAAATTCGATGGTTACACGACTTGACGCAGGTCAAATCCCAAAAGTCGGTTCCAAATCGGTTCTGGGGGAGCCGCACGCGGTATCAAGGCGATGACGAAACGATGACCAAATCGTTGCAGGATGTCGCGTCCAAAATGGGCGCGCGGAGCCCTCTTTCGGGAGCTCCGCGTGGCTCGCCGGCACGACGACCGGCCGCGACATTCAATTGTTTTATCGGCTCTTCGTAGCCGAGGATGGTCAGCGGTTTTGAGGGGGAACTTCCTGTTCGCCGACATCCGGTTCGCGGAACGCGCCGCGAAGGCTCGCCATGATCACGCCTCCCGCGACAAGCCCGATGATGGCTCCGACGATCGCGCCGTGGATTCCAAAGGTCGCCCCGCCCATGACGCCGCCGACCAGAAAGCCGATCAGGGCGCCCAGAAGGATCATCAACATGGCCTGTCTCCGCGTCGTGGGCGCCGGCCGCGGACCGTTTCGCGACAGCCGGCGTCATTTTTTTCCTGATCTCATGGATGAGCAAGCGATGTACCAACGCCGTTTTTCGCGAATTTTCACCGAATTACTGGGTTTTTCGCGATTGGGTGACGTGCGGCCAGGCCGTGTGGATAACCCGCGGTACGGTTTCGATTCCGTGAACGCGCGAAATCGACCCGAAATGAAAACGCGGTCCGGGAATACCGGGCCGCGATTTTGTCGCTCCGTCAGTAGGTCAGGGTTTTTGCAGATGGAACCGCTTCATCAAGCGGATGACGTTCGATTTAGCGGTTCCCAGGCGCTCCGCCGCCTTCGAGATGTTCCAGTTTTCGAGCTCCAACGCCTCGGAGAGGATGGCCTGGTTGAAATCTTCGAGCACCTTGTTGCGCAGATCGCTGTAGGACGCGCCGCTCGCGAGCAGATTTCCTTCGGAAATGAAGCCGTTTTTCTTGCCGCCGCTGTCCGGCTGCGTGACGTACGCGGGAAGGTGCCCCGGCTGGATGACGCGCGCGTCATTCATGATGAGCACGTTTTTCACCAGGTTCTCGAGCTCGCGCACGTTGCCGGGCCATTCGTATTCCGCAAGGCGTTTCGCCGCGGCCTCGCTGAATTCCGGCGGCGCCTTGCCCATGCGCCTGGCCGTGCGTTCGGCGAAATATTGCAACAACACGGGGATATCCTCCGGGCGATCCTTGAGCGCCGGTACCTCGACCGCGAGGACGCGAAGCCGGTAATACAAATCCTCGCGGAATTTGCCTTCCGCGACTTCCGCTTCCAGATCGCGGTTCGTCGCGGCGACGACGCGCACATTGACGAGCTGCTCCTTGACCGCGCCCACCGGACGAATGTGGTGGTCCTGCAGGAAACGCAGAAGCTTGACCTGCATGCCGATCGGAAGCTCGGCGATCTCGTCAAAGAAAATCGTTCCGTTGTCGGCCTCGGCGATCAGGCCGGGCTTGTCGGTCGCCGCGCCGGTGAAGGCGCCGCGCTTGTAGCCGAATAATTCGCTTTCGAGCAGATGATCGGGAAAACCGCCGCAGTTGACCGCGATGAACCGGTGCTTGTCGCGCGGGCTCGACAGATGAATCGCGCGCGCGAACAGTTCCTTGCCAGTGCCGCTCGGGCCGGTGATGAGAACGCTCTCGTCGGTGCCGGCGACGCGGGCGGCCAGGCGGACGGTTTCCTTGATCGCCGGGCTCTGCCCGACGATGGCGTCGAACCCGTAGTGCTCGCGAATCTGGCTTTGGAGGTACGTCACCTCGTCGCGCAATTCCAGTTTTTCGAACGCGCGGTCGACCGCCTTGACCATGAGATCGGGCTTGATCGGCTTGACGATATAATCGTACGCGCCGCTTCGGATTGCCTGGATCGCCGAATCCAGATCGGCGTACGCCGTAATCATGAGAACGGCTGTTTCCGGCTGCTGTTCGCGGATCTCGCGAAGCAGATCCAGTCCGCTCATGCCCGGCATGTTGATATCCGTGACGACGACGGGGAACGACTGGTTGCGGAACTTTTCAAGCGCCTGTTCGCCGTTTTCGGCGCATTCAACGGTACAGTTGGCCCGCGCGAGGCTCCGTTCCAGCACAAGCCGCGCGCCCGGTTCGTCGTCCACGACGAGAATTCTGCGTTCGATCATGGCCGGGCCTCCTCGAAGGCGTCGGACGGATCCGTCTGATCCGCCGGGGGACGAAACGGAAGCGTGATGATGAATGTGGTTCCCTGGCCGGGGCTGCTTTCAAGCTCGATGCGCCCGCCGTGTTCGTCGATAATGCGATGGCAGATCGCAAGCCCCAGCCCCGTGCCGTCCCGCCCCTTTTTCGTGGTGAAAAACGGTTCGAAGATGCGCGCCCGGATGTCCTCCGGGATGCCTTCGCCGCTGTCGGCGATTTCAACGCGCACGCCCGCTTTGCCGTTTCGCGACGGACCCGTGCGCACGGTCAGCGATCCGCCGTTTTCCATGGCGTGCTGGGCGTTCAGATACATGTTGACGAGCACCTGCTTGAGCTTGTTCGGATCGGCGAGCAACGGCGGCAACGATTTGTCGAACACGGTTTCCACGCGTACGCCGCGCTTTTCGAGCTGCGCGCGAAGGAGCGTCAGCGAGCTTTCGACAAGCTCGTTGATGTCCGTATCCGTCAGCTCGCCTTCGCGCTTGCGCGCAAAGTCCAGCAGGCTCGACACGATCGTCTGGCACCGTGCGGCCTCGGATTCCACCATCCTCAGATCCTGCGCCAGCGGCGAGTCCGCCTCGATGTCGCGCTGGATCAGATTGACCAGCCCGATGATGACGTGGATGGGGTTGTTGATCTCATGCGCGACGCCGGAGGCCAACGTGCCCACGGCGGACAGTGTCTCGCTGCGAATGAGGTGCTCTTGCGCGCGGCGCAACTCGTCGCGCACCGCGGCGACGCGATCCTCGAGCGTCGCGTTCAGCTCCTGCGTCTGATGAAGGAGCGATTCGCGCTCGCGCGACATCTCCTTGAGGCTTGCCACCATGTGGTTGAACGCGCCGGCCAGGCGCTCGACCTCGTCGTTCGTGCGCACCTCGATGCGCTCGGGATATTTGCCGGCCGCGAGCGTTCTTGTCGCGCGTTCCAGGTCGAGCACCGGCGTCAGCGTCGTCCTCACGAAACGGACGACGAGCAAGAGCACGGCGATGAAGCCCGTCACGATGACGATGAGCGTGATATTGCCGGTTCGGGCCGCCCATTCCTGATGCTCGTCGCGCACATGCGATACGATTTTATTGAGCGACTTTTCCGCGTGGTGCGTTTCGGCAAGCAGGCGTTCGGCGGATTTCGTAAGGCTCGGGTCCGCGCCGACCATCCCCACCTTGCGCGCAAGGTCGCGATCCACGGCGACGAATGCCTGGCGATAGACATCCATCGCGAGCGCCAGATCGGCGTATTGCGGCTGCAGTTTGCGCCATTTTTCGTCGCCCATGCGGACATGGCACGAGCGGCATGTTTCGGTGAGCTTGTCGTCGCCCAGGTCGGCGATGGTCTTTCCGGTCATGGCCTGGATTTGGTCGATGTCGGCGAAGATTTCCGCCGGATCGCCGCCCTGAACCCGCAGCAATTGTTGCTGCTGAAAAATGGAAGCGGTCAGCCGGTAGAGGCGCGTGAAGTTGTCGATATTCTCCTGAAAGAACGCGATCGCCCGCTGATGGTCGCGCATGCTGCCGATGTGCTTCAGGACCAGAAACAGCGTGACGCACAAAATGAGCGCGATGAGAGCGATATTTTTGAGAACGCGCTTTTTCATTTCCTGGCGTGCGTCCCTCGGCGCGACGGGTGGATTGAACTCATCGACGATTCGTCCCGCGCGGTTTTGGAACTCGAATCAGACCGCCGCGAGCTGCTTTTGATACCGTTCTCCGATTGAAACCGCCCATTTTTCCTTGGTTCTCCTTCGAGACCGGATATCACCGGGGTGGTACGTGGCAATTCGGATGCCAATTCGCAAAACTCGACCGATGCGCGATCGGACCACCTCCCAGATAATTATGTCACATTTCAATAGCTTACGCTCATTTTTCGTGCTTCGAATTATTTTTACTTGACCGGGGTCAAGTTGCGAGACCGCGTGCGGTCGCGCGTTGATACAATTGGTCCGGATTTTGAATCCAGCATTCTCGGAAGTTCGAACGTGCCGCAAGGAAACGGATTCGCGGCGGAAAAAACGGAGAGCGACATGGCAGCCGAAATCGTGGAAACGCAAGTCCAAAACGGACACGCCAAGCCGGCCACACGAGCGGAAACCTGGATTCAGTTTCTGTCGAGCAACCGCCTGGCAATCTACACGCTGATCGGCATCGGCGTCGTCACGCTGATCGGAACGATCGTGCCGCAACGAGGACCGGGTCTCGACGAGGCGCGATTTCACGCGCTTGCGGCCTCAGGCGGATACTGGGGCCTGGTGGCGCGACTCGGATTTCTCGACATCTTTCATTCGGCCTGGTTCTACGGTCTCATCGCGATTCTCACGATCAACATGTCCGTCTGCACCACGCTCAACTTCGGGCGCGTACTGCGTACGTCCAATACGAAAAATATCGTTCTGGAACCGGCGCTCGTATCGCGCATCGGCTCGGTTGTTCGATTCAAGGCGAAGAACCTTTCGCCCGAACGGATCCGCGAGGTCGTCCGCCCGACAATGGAAAAGATCGCCGACGGCGCCTCGTTTTACTTCGCGGACCGGGGAAACATCCATCGCTTCGGCGCGATTGTGTCGCACGTCGCGATCTTCGTGATGATCGGTGGCGCGGTGTACGGAAGCCTGTTCGGCATCGACGGCTCCATGCCGATACCCGAAGGCGCGAGCGAATCGGTCATCACCCTGCGCCGCGGCGGCGAACTCGCCCTGCCCTTCGCGGTGCGTTGCAACGATTTCGACCTCGAATATTACGAGGGCAGCAGCCAGCCGAAGACCTTCCGCTCGTCGCTGACGTTCCTGACCGGTCCGGATCGGGCCGAAGCCAAGACGACGCCGATCGAGGTCAATATCCCGGCCGAATTCGGCGGATACCGCTTCTTCCAGTCGTCTTACGGCCAGCTTCCGCCGCAGGCCATCGTGCGCGTCACCCCGCGCGGCGCCGACGCGGCCGTTCGGGAGATGAGCGTGTCGTTCGGCGAAGCCTATCGCCTTCCGGACGGCGGGCGTTTCGCGGTCGTGAACATGGACCGCGACAAGTTCGGCGGCGGGCTCGCGATCCAGGTCCGCGAAATGAACGCGTCCGGCGCGTCGTCGGACTTCTGGGTCTTCAAGGACAACCCCAAATTCGATGCCTCGCGCGCTGGCGATTTCGGCTACGAATTCGTGGAGCTGCGCAACGACGCGTACTACACGGGCCTCATGGTCACGAAGAACCCGGGCATCAACGTCTTCTGGCTCGGCTGCGCGATCGGCGCGGTGGGGCTTTACCTGGCGTTCGCGATCAAGCACCGCCGCACGCTCGTCTATGTCAAGGACGGCGAGGTGGCGATCGCCTACCACGACTCCGCGGGCCACGACGCGCAAGCGGATGCGCTGGAAGCGATGAAAGAG
This genomic window contains:
- a CDS encoding sigma-54 dependent transcriptional regulator, which codes for MIERRILVVDDEPGARLVLERSLARANCTVECAENGEQALEKFRNQSFPVVVTDINMPGMSGLDLLREIREQQPETAVLMITAYADLDSAIQAIRSGAYDYIVKPIKPDLMVKAVDRAFEKLELRDEVTYLQSQIREHYGFDAIVGQSPAIKETVRLAARVAGTDESVLITGPSGTGKELFARAIHLSSPRDKHRFIAVNCGGFPDHLLESELFGYKRGAFTGAATDKPGLIAEADNGTIFFDEIAELPIGMQVKLLRFLQDHHIRPVGAVKEQLVNVRVVAATNRDLEAEVAEGKFREDLYYRLRVLAVEVPALKDRPEDIPVLLQYFAERTARRMGKAPPEFSEAAAKRLAEYEWPGNVRELENLVKNVLIMNDARVIQPGHLPAYVTQPDSGGKKNGFISEGNLLASGASYSDLRNKVLEDFNQAILSEALELENWNISKAAERLGTAKSNVIRLMKRFHLQKP
- a CDS encoding cytochrome c biogenesis protein ResB produces the protein MAAEIVETQVQNGHAKPATRAETWIQFLSSNRLAIYTLIGIGVVTLIGTIVPQRGPGLDEARFHALAASGGYWGLVARLGFLDIFHSAWFYGLIAILTINMSVCTTLNFGRVLRTSNTKNIVLEPALVSRIGSVVRFKAKNLSPERIREVVRPTMEKIADGASFYFADRGNIHRFGAIVSHVAIFVMIGGAVYGSLFGIDGSMPIPEGASESVITLRRGGELALPFAVRCNDFDLEYYEGSSQPKTFRSSLTFLTGPDRAEAKTTPIEVNIPAEFGGYRFFQSSYGQLPPQAIVRVTPRGADAAVREMSVSFGEAYRLPDGGRFAVVNMDRDKFGGGLAIQVREMNASGASSDFWVFKDNPKFDASRAGDFGYEFVELRNDAYYTGLMVTKNPGINVFWLGCAIGAVGLYLAFAIKHRRTLVYVKDGEVAIAYHDSAGHDAQADALEAMKERLLAKN
- a CDS encoding HAMP domain-containing protein: MKKRVLKNIALIALILCVTLFLVLKHIGSMRDHQRAIAFFQENIDNFTRLYRLTASIFQQQQLLRVQGGDPAEIFADIDQIQAMTGKTIADLGDDKLTETCRSCHVRMGDEKWRKLQPQYADLALAMDVYRQAFVAVDRDLARKVGMVGADPSLTKSAERLLAETHHAEKSLNKIVSHVRDEHQEWAARTGNITLIVIVTGFIAVLLLVVRFVRTTLTPVLDLERATRTLAAGKYPERIEVRTNDEVERLAGAFNHMVASLKEMSRERESLLHQTQELNATLEDRVAAVRDELRRAQEHLIRSETLSAVGTLASGVAHEINNPIHVIIGLVNLIQRDIEADSPLAQDLRMVESEAARCQTIVSSLLDFARKREGELTDTDINELVESSLTLLRAQLEKRGVRVETVFDKSLPPLLADPNKLKQVLVNMYLNAQHAMENGGSLTVRTGPSRNGKAGVRVEIADSGEGIPEDIRARIFEPFFTTKKGRDGTGLGLAICHRIIDEHGGRIELESSPGQGTTFIITLPFRPPADQTDPSDAFEEARP